The Coffea eugenioides isolate CCC68of chromosome 8, Ceug_1.0, whole genome shotgun sequence genome has a segment encoding these proteins:
- the LOC113780779 gene encoding probable LRR receptor-like serine/threonine-protein kinase At3g47570: MTGCTAMKRLSLGTDQSALLALKAHITSEQHEFLSKNWSSAASASSVCDWIGVQCGSRHQRVTALNVSNMGLTGTIPPDLGNLSFLVSLDLRSNSFHGSLPEELSHLRRLRLILFSNNRFTGAIPMWFGHFPELQFLLLDINGFSGFVPSSISNLSRVEKLDLSENFLQGKIPEKIGNLSALKLLNFYRNYLAGQIPLSLCKISQLKALDLSSNRFGGYIPKEIGNLEKLTYLSLMNNNFTGVIPRELGKLHGLKVLVLGRNNLTGTIPREIGNLQNLQRLNLEWNKIAGSIPKEIGNLTMLTELYFANNSLTGTIPREMGNLYLLENLQLPYNGLNGSIPRGIFNLSALWNIALSSNLLSGNLPRDLGYRLPKLLFIELAGNNLGGVIPVSITNCSQLRMLELSINRFTGSIPDALGDLRLLQVLALYSNNLTSDPTSMELSFITSLTKCKNLDYLALGPNPLNGLLPASIGNLSATLQKLYIGTSEIKGTIPSQAGNLTNLILLALQSNQLTGGIPAAFKDLQNMQTLDMEDNNLNGTLENLCNLQRLAYVYLTANRFSGSIPECFGNMTSLRELDLGNNFLVSAIPNSFWNLKDLLQLNLSSNSLNGSLPLEVGNLKAITSIDVSANQFSGDIPNTTGDLQYLLILNLSQNQFQGSIPESFGNMLSLQGLYLSHNNLSGFVPKSLEALRYLEEIDVSYNHLSGEIPSGGRFRNFTAESFLFNDALCGDSRFHVPPCPRTNSIHRSRTKKVLLFVFVPLGIASVVVAALAIVFRRYWKRCQDSKGTNVVLVPTQERVSYYELLRATDRYGEINLLGIGSFGSVYKGILNDGRSIAVKVFNLELEGVLKSFDVECKVLKNLRHRNLVKVISGCWNQDFRALVLEYMCNGSLEKWLYSDNYFLDTLQRLNIMIDVANAVQYLHEEYSTPVIHCDLKPSNVLLDEDMVAHVSDFGIAKMLEKEESFAWTKTLATVGYIAPEYGSEGLISVKCDVYSYGIMLMEVFSRRKPNDEMFAGNLNLKSWVNDSLPDSILQVIDAKLLKREDENFTQKLEILSSILGLALKCVCESPGERVSMKVTLETLKKIKLKFLRVMESFLVWLENHLIHVNSPGYFLLDAGYANSPSFLAPHRGVGYHLSEWSASGNKPQNFKELFNFRHSIAQNVIERTFGLFKKRRAFLRDVSFFDVKTHVMIINACAILHNLIRVEQPNDPYLDEVDAEMRRVQHEVDDEDEMEDEAEEDGMEDDGPNNDSGVNAINENRIRTVQPTTEWTQFRNA, from the exons GGTCACTTTCCAGAACTCCAATTCTTGCTCCTGGACATCAATGGTTTTAGTGGTTTTGTTCCTTCCTCTATATCCAACTTGTCAAGAGTGGAAAAGTTAGATCTAAGCGAAAATTTCCTGCaaggaaaaattccagaaaagaTAGGAAATCTTTCAGCCCTCAAATTGCTGAATTTTTATCGGAATTATTTAGCTGGTCAAATACCATTGAGCTTATGCAAGATTTCTCAACTAAAAGCGCTAGACTTGTCATCCAACAGGTTTGGCGGGTACATACCCAAAGAAATTGGAAATCTGGAGAAGCTTACGTATTTATCCCTCATGAATAACAACTTCACAG GTGTAATTCCCCGAGAGCTTGGCAAACTGCATGGTTTGAAGGTTCTCGTGTTGGGGCGTAACAACTTGACAG GTACGATTCCACGAGAGATAGGCAATCTGCAAAACCTACAAAGGCTCAATCTGGAATGGAATAAAATCGCGGGAAGCATTCCAAAAGAAATCGGGAATTTGACGATGCTTACTGAGCTCTACTTTGCCAACAACTCCTTGACAG GTACAATACCACGAGAGATGGGTAACCTTTACCTACTCGAGAATCTTCAGTTACCGTATAATGGCTTGAATGGCTCCATTCCCCGTGGCATCTTCAACCTCTCAGCATTGTGGAACATTGCACTTTCATCTAATCTTCTATCAGGAAATCTTCCGCGGGATCTAGGATACAGACTGCCCAAGTTATTATTCATAGAGCTTGCTGGGAATAACCTTGGTGGGGTTATACCAGTGTCCATTACAAATTGTTCCCAATTAAGAATGCTAGAACTTTCAATTAACAGATTCACTGGTTCCATTCCTGACGCCCTCGGGGACCTTAGACTGCTGCAAGTTCTAGCTCTGTACAGCAACAATTTAACAAGTGATCCTACATCTATGGAGCTGAGCTTCATCACTTCATTGACAAAATGCAAAAACTTGGATTATTTAGCCCTGGGCCCAAATCCGTTAAATGGGCTTCTTCCAGCTTCCATTGGGAATCTCTCTGCTACTCTACAGAAATTGTATATAGGAACTAGTGAAATCAAGGGCACCATACCAAGTCAAGCTGGCAACTTGACCAATTTGATATTGCTTGCTCTACAATCGAATCAGTTGACTGGAGGCATCCCAGCAGCATTCAAAGATCTACAAAACATGCAAACTTTGGATATGGAAGATAATAATCTAAATGGCACTTTAGAAAACCTTTGCAATTTGCAGAGGTTGGCTTATGTATACCTGACTGCGAACCGATTTTCCGGGTCCATACCAGAATGCTTTGGCAATATGACTTCTCTTCGGGAACTTGATCTAGGAAACAACTTTTTAGTCTCTGCCATACCTAATAGTTTTTGGAACCTCAAAGATCTCTTGCAGTTGAACTTATCCTCAAACTCCCTTAATGGTTCCTTGCCTCTTGAAGTTGGAAATTTGAAAGCTATTACATCTATAGATGTATCAGCGAATCAATTCTCCGGTGACATTCCTAACACAACAGGTGATTTGCAATACCTGTTGATTTTAAATTTATCCCAAAACCAATTTCAGGGATCTATCCCAGAGTCATTTGGCAATATGCTCAGCTTACAAGGACTTTACCTATCGCATAACAATCTTTCTGGCTTCGTACCAAAGTCATTGGAGGCACTTCGGTACCTTGAAGAGATTGACGTTTCTTATAACCATTTAAGTGGTGAAATTCCTTCTGGTGGTCGCTTTAGGAACTTTACCGCTGAATCTTTTCTGTTCAACGATGCATTGTGCGGGGATTCCAGGTTTCATGTGCCGCCTTGCCCAAGAACTAATTCAATTCACAGGTCCAGAACAAAAAAGGTGCTTCTATTTGTATTTGTTCCtctgggaattgcttctgtggTTGTCGCAGCCTTAGCAATTGTCTTCAGAAGATATTGGAAGAGATGTCAGGATTCTAAAGGAACAAACGTGGTATTAGTGCCAACGCAAGAAAGAGTTTCGTACTATGAACTTCTTCGAGCAACTGATAGGTACGGTGAAATCAATTTGCTTGGCATTGGGAGTTTTGGATCTGTTTACAAGGGGATTCTCAATGACGGAAGGTCTATTGCTGTAAAGGTTTTCAATTTGGAATTGGAAGGAGTACTCAAGAGCTTTGATGTAGAGTGCAAAGTCCTGAAGAACCTTCGCCATCGAAATCTTGTGAAGGTCATCAGCGGTTGTTGGAACCAGGATTTTAGGGCCTTGGTGCTTGAATACATGTGCAATGGAAGCCTTGAGAAATGGCTGTATTCTGACAACTATTTCTTAGATACTCTACAGAGATTGAATATAATGATAGATGTGGCAAATGCTGTGCAATATCTCCACGAAGAATATTCAACGCCTGTGATTCACTGTGATTTGAAGCCCAGTAATGTCTTACTTGATGAGGATATGGTTGCCCACGTCAGCGACTTTGGTATTGCAAAAATGCTGGAAAAGGAGGAAAGCTTTGCATGGACCAAGACCTTAGCTACAGTTGGCTACATTGCTCCAG AGTATGGATCTGAGGGGTTGATATCAGTAAAATGCGATGTTTATAGCTATGGAATCATGCTGATGGAAGTTTTTTCAAGAAGAAAGCCTAATGATGAGATGTTTGCTGGAAATTTGAACTTGAAGAGTTGGGTAAATGATTCTCTACCTGATTCGATTCTTCAAGTTATTGATGCTAAGTTGTTGAAGCGTGAGGATGAAAATTTCACTCAGAAGCTGGAGATTTTATCGTCAATCTTGGGATTGGCCTTAAAATGTGTCTGTGAATCTCCAGGTGAGAGAGTTAGTATGAAAGTTACGCTGGAGACACTGAAGAAGATCAAACTCAAATTCTTGCGGGTCATGGAG TCTTTTCTTGTGTGGCTTGAAAATCATCTTATACATGTAAATAGCCCTGGTTACTTTCTTCTTGATGCGGGTTATGCAAATAGCCCTAGTTTCTTAGCTCCACATAGGGGAGTTGGATATCATCTTAGTGAGTGGTCTGCTAGTGGGAACAAGCCTCAAAATTTTAAAGAGTTATTCAACTTTCGACATTCAATTGCTCAAAATGTGATTGAAAGGACATTTGGTTTGTTCAAGAAGCGACGGGCCTTTTTGAGAGATGTATCTTTTTTTGATGTTAAGACTCATGTCATGATAATTAATGCATGTGCCATCCTTCATAATCTTATTCGAGTAGAACAACCAAATGATCCTTACTTGGATGAAGTTGATGCTGAGATGCGAAGAGTACAGCATGAggttgatgatgaagatgaaatggAAGATGAAGCTGAGGAAGATGGAATGGAAGATGATGGTCCAAATAATGATAGTGGTGTAAATGCTATTAATGAGAATCGAATTCGAACAGTACAACCAACTACCGAGTGGACACAATTTAGGAATGCTTGA